A region of Leifsonia xyli DNA encodes the following proteins:
- a CDS encoding UDP-N-acetylmuramoylalanyl-D-glutamate--2,6-diaminopimelate ligase, protein MIAMTLAEIAEATRGTLLLDGTDATPDTTVSGPSTTDSREVVPGTIFFAKPGEFTDGHLFAPQAAEAGAALLVVDHALDLPVPQLLVDDTVVALGDLATEVVARVRALGLLKIVGITGSNGKTTTKNLLRAVLEQVGPTIAPRASFNNEVGAPVTMLQVTEETQFLVAEMGASGIGEIARLVRMARPDVGVVLKVGLAHAGEFGGIEKTLQAKTEMVTDLLDSDVAILNIDDARVRTMADKTIARVLWFGLDDEAAVRATDIVSDRRGTSFTLHLPSRDGGEGESRPVRFQVLGEHHVMNALAAAASAYVLDVDIDTIVTALQSVKTAERGRMEVLGNDEVTVINDAYNASPDSMAAAIKTLAQIAEPGGRTIAVLGEMSELGEFSGEEHDRIGLLVVRLGIDQLVVVGPEARRMHITAINEGSWDGESVYFETQDEAFEHLQGSLRAGDTVLVKSSNSAGLRFLGDRLGGAFA, encoded by the coding sequence ATGATCGCGATGACCCTGGCCGAGATCGCCGAGGCCACGCGCGGCACGCTGCTGCTCGACGGCACGGACGCCACGCCCGACACGACCGTGTCCGGCCCGTCGACCACCGACTCCCGCGAGGTCGTGCCCGGCACGATCTTCTTCGCCAAGCCCGGCGAGTTCACCGACGGTCACCTGTTCGCGCCGCAGGCGGCCGAGGCGGGCGCCGCGTTGCTCGTGGTCGACCACGCGCTCGACCTCCCGGTGCCGCAGCTCCTCGTCGACGACACGGTCGTCGCGCTCGGCGACCTGGCGACCGAGGTCGTCGCGCGCGTGCGCGCCCTCGGCCTGCTGAAGATCGTCGGTATCACCGGCTCGAACGGCAAGACCACGACCAAGAACCTCCTGCGCGCCGTGCTGGAGCAGGTCGGCCCCACCATCGCCCCCCGCGCCTCCTTCAACAACGAGGTCGGCGCGCCGGTCACGATGCTGCAGGTGACCGAGGAGACGCAGTTCCTGGTCGCCGAGATGGGCGCGAGCGGCATCGGCGAGATCGCGCGTCTGGTCCGCATGGCGCGACCGGACGTCGGCGTCGTCCTCAAGGTGGGCCTCGCGCACGCCGGCGAGTTCGGCGGCATCGAGAAGACGCTGCAGGCGAAGACCGAGATGGTCACCGACCTCCTCGACTCGGATGTCGCGATCCTGAACATCGACGACGCCCGCGTGCGCACGATGGCCGACAAGACCATCGCGCGTGTGCTCTGGTTCGGCCTCGACGACGAGGCCGCCGTGCGCGCGACGGACATCGTGTCCGACCGCCGCGGCACCTCCTTCACGCTGCACCTGCCGTCGCGGGACGGCGGCGAGGGCGAATCGCGTCCGGTGCGCTTCCAGGTGCTCGGCGAGCACCACGTCATGAACGCGCTGGCCGCCGCGGCGTCCGCCTACGTCCTCGACGTCGACATCGACACCATCGTGACGGCCCTGCAGTCGGTGAAGACCGCCGAGCGGGGACGCATGGAGGTGCTCGGCAACGACGAGGTCACCGTGATCAACGACGCGTACAACGCCAGCCCCGACTCCATGGCGGCGGCGATCAAGACGCTCGCGCAGATCGCGGAGCCGGGCGGCCGCACGATCGCCGTGCTCGGCGAGATGAGCGAGCTGGGCGAGTTCTCGGGGGAGGAGCACGACCGCATCGGCCTGCTCGTCGTCCGCCTCGGCATCGACCAGCTGGTCGTCGTCGGGCCGGAAGCCCGGCGCATGCACATCACCGCGATCAACGAGGGCTCGTGGGACGGCGAGTCCGTGTACTTCGAGACGCAGGACGAGGCGTTCGAGCACCTGCAGGGCTCCCTGCGGGCCGGCGACACCGTGCTCGTGAAGTCCTCCAACTCGGCCGGGCTGCGCTTCCTCGGCGACCGGCTGGGAGGGGCGTTCGCGTGA
- a CDS encoding penicillin-binding protein, which translates to MVSKKMLRRRTAVTVLAVAATVGILGAKLVDIQVVRADALQRQSVTAKEVSTPLLGNRGDIVDADGTVLATTVYTYTAAASPKDAIAGGRDKMVEAAAKIGAITGQGGDAVVALIDAALKADPKSQYVLIKSGMDVGTFDKLDKLPYPWLTFTKKQARSYPNGAVAGNLLGFLSAGGDSGLEKSENTCLAGQNGEETYQRGADGVAIPGSTVVQKQAKDGGTLKLTIDGDLQWFAEQTLAQQVAATGSKFGFVTVAEAKTGKVKAIAQWPALDPNNIDATDPSYWRLQPLTDPREPGSTFKALTAAMLIDQGKATPTSQVLAPYSWKSGNGADLHDSGYHGPLRLTLTGVLMMSSNTGMSQLGKALSDQTRYDYLKKFGIGESTGLPYPDQSDGVLHPVSEWDDQTKYATMFGQGVSATQIQMVGAYQALANGGTRIPLSFVEGCEHPDGTVTDIPSAKATQVVSAQAASTTLGMMESVVTDGELKKQLQIPGYRVAAKTGTAQQPDGKGGYLPSYYVSVMGVAPVDDPQYVVSVNLGFPTTITSSAAAAPLFHTIMSQVLKTYRVKPSTSSPAGYPPYY; encoded by the coding sequence ATGGTCAGCAAGAAGATGCTGCGGCGGCGGACCGCCGTGACGGTTCTCGCCGTCGCGGCGACCGTCGGCATCCTGGGCGCCAAGCTGGTCGACATCCAGGTGGTGCGGGCCGACGCCCTGCAGCGCCAGTCCGTCACCGCCAAAGAGGTCTCGACGCCGCTGCTCGGCAATCGCGGCGACATCGTCGACGCCGACGGCACGGTGCTCGCGACGACGGTGTACACGTACACGGCCGCTGCGTCGCCCAAGGACGCGATCGCCGGCGGCCGCGACAAGATGGTGGAGGCGGCGGCGAAGATCGGCGCCATCACCGGGCAGGGCGGCGACGCGGTCGTCGCGCTCATCGACGCGGCGCTCAAGGCCGACCCGAAGTCGCAGTACGTGCTGATCAAGTCCGGGATGGACGTCGGCACCTTCGACAAGCTCGACAAGCTGCCGTACCCGTGGCTGACCTTCACCAAGAAGCAGGCGCGCAGCTACCCGAACGGCGCGGTCGCCGGCAACCTGCTGGGCTTCCTCTCCGCCGGCGGCGACTCGGGCCTCGAGAAGAGCGAGAACACGTGCCTCGCCGGCCAGAACGGCGAGGAGACCTACCAGCGCGGCGCCGACGGGGTCGCCATCCCCGGCAGCACGGTCGTGCAGAAGCAGGCCAAGGACGGCGGCACGCTCAAGCTGACGATCGACGGAGACCTCCAGTGGTTCGCCGAGCAGACGCTGGCCCAGCAGGTCGCGGCGACCGGGTCGAAGTTCGGGTTCGTCACCGTCGCCGAGGCGAAGACCGGCAAGGTCAAGGCGATCGCGCAGTGGCCGGCGCTCGACCCGAACAACATCGACGCGACCGACCCCTCGTACTGGCGGCTCCAGCCGCTCACCGACCCCCGTGAGCCGGGATCGACGTTCAAGGCGCTCACCGCCGCGATGCTGATCGACCAGGGCAAGGCGACGCCGACGAGCCAGGTGCTGGCCCCCTACTCGTGGAAGTCGGGCAACGGAGCCGATCTGCACGACTCGGGCTACCACGGTCCACTGCGGCTCACCCTCACCGGTGTGCTGATGATGTCGTCCAACACCGGCATGTCGCAGCTCGGCAAGGCGCTCAGCGACCAGACGCGCTACGACTACCTCAAGAAGTTCGGCATCGGCGAGTCGACCGGGCTGCCCTATCCGGATCAGTCCGACGGCGTGCTGCACCCGGTGAGCGAGTGGGACGACCAGACGAAGTACGCGACCATGTTCGGGCAGGGCGTCTCGGCGACGCAGATCCAGATGGTCGGCGCCTACCAGGCGCTCGCCAACGGCGGCACGCGCATCCCGCTGTCCTTCGTCGAGGGCTGCGAGCACCCGGACGGCACCGTGACCGACATCCCGAGCGCCAAGGCGACCCAGGTCGTCTCGGCCCAGGCGGCCTCGACCACGCTCGGGATGATGGAGTCGGTGGTGACCGACGGCGAGCTCAAGAAGCAGCTGCAGATCCCGGGCTACCGGGTCGCCGCCAAGACCGGAACAGCCCAGCAGCCGGACGGCAAAGGCGGCTATCTGCCGTCGTACTACGTGTCGGTCATGGGCGTCGCGCCGGTGGACGATCCGCAGTACGTCGTTTCGGTCAACCTCGGATTCCCGACTACCATTACTTCGTCGGCAGCGGCCGCTCCGCTGTTCCACACGATCATGAGTCAAGTGCTGAAGACCTACCGGGTGAAGCCGTCGACGTCGAGCCCGGCGGGCTATCCGCCCTACTACTGA
- a CDS encoding UDP-N-acetylmuramyl peptide synthase, producing the protein MTGPAPSSLRPEHPVARPLAQLVAEFGLDCRGDLDGVEVTGAALASSAVEPGDLYVGVPGRNSHGATYAAAAAEAGAVAVLTDEEGAAIAADSGLPVIVTPDPRAALGAVSAWIYRTDENSATLFGVTGTNGKTSVVYLLNAILGQLGVVSGLSSTAERRIGDTVITSKLTTPEASELHALLARMREEGVRAAAIEVSAQALSRHRVDGIVFDVVGFTNLSHDHLDDYAAMDDYFAAKLELFQPDRARRGVVTVDSDWGRRLVDQSRIPVATLSSSPGSDAEWTLTVQDETLERTAFALEGPDGRRLETSIPLLGAYNAANAALAIVMLVESGYDLDAIGAALERDGGIDAYIPGRAERLSGDRGPVVFIDYGHSPDAFLSTLSALRKVTDGRIVMVFGADGDRDTTKRTDMGAIAARGSDAVVITDFHPRWEDPATIRAALLEGARTAVPELDLYEVPDPRAAFRTALSLAGEGDVVLYAGPGHEDYQEVAGQRLPYSAREDVRLALREAGWL; encoded by the coding sequence GTGACAGGACCGGCGCCATCCTCTCTGCGCCCCGAGCATCCCGTCGCCCGCCCGCTCGCACAGCTGGTCGCGGAGTTCGGCCTTGACTGCCGCGGCGACCTCGACGGCGTCGAGGTGACCGGCGCGGCCCTCGCGAGCTCCGCCGTCGAGCCGGGCGACCTCTACGTGGGCGTGCCCGGACGCAACTCCCACGGAGCCACGTACGCCGCTGCCGCCGCCGAGGCGGGCGCGGTCGCCGTGCTGACCGACGAGGAGGGCGCGGCCATCGCGGCCGACTCCGGCCTCCCGGTCATCGTCACGCCCGACCCGCGCGCCGCACTCGGCGCCGTGTCGGCCTGGATCTACCGCACCGACGAGAACTCGGCGACGCTGTTCGGCGTGACGGGCACCAACGGCAAGACCAGCGTCGTCTACCTGCTCAATGCAATCCTGGGACAGCTCGGCGTGGTCTCGGGCCTCAGCTCGACCGCCGAGCGCCGCATCGGCGACACGGTCATCACGAGCAAGCTCACGACGCCCGAGGCGAGCGAGCTGCACGCCCTGCTGGCCCGGATGCGCGAGGAGGGCGTGCGCGCCGCCGCGATCGAGGTGTCGGCGCAGGCGCTCAGCCGCCACCGCGTCGACGGGATCGTGTTCGACGTCGTCGGCTTCACCAACCTCAGCCACGACCACCTCGACGACTACGCCGCGATGGACGACTACTTCGCGGCCAAGCTGGAGCTGTTCCAGCCGGACCGCGCGCGCCGCGGCGTCGTCACCGTCGACTCCGACTGGGGCCGCCGGCTGGTGGACCAGTCCCGCATCCCGGTCGCGACGCTGTCCAGCTCGCCCGGGTCGGACGCCGAGTGGACCCTGACCGTGCAGGACGAGACGCTGGAGCGCACCGCGTTCGCGCTGGAGGGCCCGGACGGCCGCCGGCTCGAGACGAGCATCCCGCTGCTCGGCGCGTACAACGCCGCCAACGCCGCCCTCGCGATCGTCATGCTGGTCGAGTCCGGCTACGACCTCGACGCCATCGGCGCCGCGCTGGAGCGCGACGGCGGCATCGACGCCTACATCCCGGGTCGCGCGGAGCGCCTGTCCGGCGACCGCGGGCCCGTCGTGTTCATCGACTACGGCCACAGCCCCGACGCCTTCCTGTCGACCTTGAGCGCGCTGCGCAAGGTGACCGACGGCCGCATCGTGATGGTGTTCGGCGCCGACGGCGACCGCGACACCACCAAACGCACCGACATGGGCGCCATCGCCGCCCGCGGCTCCGACGCCGTGGTCATCACCGACTTCCACCCGCGCTGGGAGGACCCGGCGACCATCCGCGCCGCCCTGCTCGAGGGCGCCCGCACGGCCGTGCCGGAGCTCGACCTGTACGAGGTCCCGGACCCGCGCGCCGCCTTCCGCACCGCGCTGTCGCTGGCGGGCGAGGGTGACGTCGTCCTCTACGCCGGACCCGGCCACGAGGACTACCAGGAGGTGGCGGGCCAGCGCCTGCCGTACTCCGCCCGCGAGGACGTCCGTCTCGCGCTCCGAGAGGCCGGGTGGCTGTAG
- a CDS encoding division/cell wall cluster transcriptional repressor MraZ, with the protein MFLGTHAPKLDEKGRIILPAKFRDELASGLVLTRGQEHCVYVFSQREFESLHEKIRQAPVTSKQARDYLRVFLSGASAEVPDKQNRVTIPAALRSYAGLDRDLVVIGAGSRAEIWDATAWETYLTEQEAAFASTEEEVIPGLF; encoded by the coding sequence ATGTTCCTCGGTACGCATGCCCCCAAGCTGGACGAGAAGGGGCGCATCATCCTGCCGGCCAAGTTCCGGGACGAGCTCGCGTCCGGCCTCGTCCTCACCCGCGGCCAGGAGCACTGCGTCTACGTCTTCTCGCAGCGGGAGTTCGAATCGCTGCACGAGAAGATCCGCCAGGCGCCGGTGACGAGCAAGCAGGCCCGCGACTACCTGCGCGTGTTCCTCTCGGGGGCGAGCGCCGAGGTCCCGGACAAGCAGAACCGCGTGACCATCCCGGCCGCGCTCCGCTCGTACGCGGGACTGGATCGCGACCTGGTCGTGATCGGCGCGGGCAGCCGCGCGGAGATCTGGGACGCCACCGCCTGGGAGACCTACCTCACCGAGCAGGAGGCGGCGTTCGCGAGCACGGAGGAGGAGGTGATCCCGGGACTCTTCTGA
- a CDS encoding cell division protein FtsW: protein MTTSPPRVPTRSRAERPADEPEHESAGRLSALTTRIGLGRSMTSESANYFLLLGITLFMVVFGLVMVLSSSAVESHNDNNNFFARFWSQGVFALVGLPLMLLVSRIPRAFWRKTIWFFLAASCFLQVLVLLTPLGMEIGGNRNWIKIGSFTAQPSEAIKLALVVWLGVVLARKRDVLHQWKHVAIPVVPVAGGATALVTLGGDLGTTMIMAALILGALYFAGVRLRFLAAGVVFVGVVAICVALSSASRVGRIAAFFGGTSVANPDVDWQIKNGFYALASGGVFGVGLGNSHSKWSWLPAADTDFIFAIIGEELGLIGAVVVLLLFVMLAIVFLRIIHASTDPFARVTTAAIMVWLIGQAFVNIAVVLGVIPVLGVPLPLISAGGTAMISSMLAIGIVLSFARESHRDSIADRSGARR, encoded by the coding sequence ATGACGACGAGCCCGCCTCGCGTCCCGACCCGCAGCAGGGCTGAGCGTCCCGCCGACGAGCCGGAGCACGAGTCCGCCGGGCGCCTGAGCGCCCTCACCACCCGCATCGGGCTGGGACGCTCGATGACCTCGGAGTCGGCGAACTACTTCCTGCTGCTCGGGATCACGCTGTTCATGGTCGTCTTCGGCCTGGTCATGGTGCTGTCCTCGTCGGCGGTGGAGTCGCACAACGACAACAACAACTTCTTCGCCCGGTTCTGGTCGCAGGGCGTGTTCGCGCTCGTCGGTCTGCCGCTCATGCTCCTCGTCTCGCGCATCCCGAGGGCGTTCTGGCGGAAGACGATCTGGTTCTTCCTCGCCGCCTCCTGCTTCCTGCAGGTGCTCGTGCTGCTCACGCCCCTCGGCATGGAGATCGGCGGCAACCGCAACTGGATCAAGATCGGCTCGTTCACCGCGCAGCCGTCGGAGGCGATCAAGCTCGCTCTCGTCGTCTGGCTCGGGGTCGTGCTGGCCCGGAAGCGGGACGTGCTGCACCAGTGGAAGCACGTCGCGATCCCGGTCGTCCCGGTGGCGGGCGGGGCGACGGCCCTGGTCACCCTGGGCGGCGACCTGGGCACGACCATGATCATGGCCGCGCTCATCCTCGGCGCTCTGTACTTCGCCGGCGTGCGGCTCCGGTTCCTCGCGGCCGGGGTGGTCTTCGTCGGCGTCGTGGCGATCTGCGTCGCGCTCAGCAGCGCGAGCCGCGTCGGCCGCATCGCAGCGTTCTTCGGCGGCACCAGCGTCGCGAACCCCGACGTCGACTGGCAGATCAAGAACGGCTTCTACGCGCTCGCCTCGGGCGGCGTCTTCGGCGTCGGGCTCGGCAACTCGCACTCGAAGTGGTCGTGGCTGCCGGCGGCCGACACCGACTTCATCTTCGCGATCATCGGCGAGGAGCTGGGGCTGATCGGGGCGGTCGTCGTCCTCCTGCTGTTCGTGATGCTGGCGATCGTCTTCCTGCGCATCATCCACGCCTCGACGGACCCGTTCGCACGGGTCACGACCGCGGCGATCATGGTGTGGCTGATCGGGCAGGCGTTCGTCAACATCGCGGTCGTCCTGGGTGTGATCCCGGTTCTCGGCGTACCGCTCCCACTGATCTCTGCGGGAGGAACTGCGATGATCAGTTCCATGCTCGCCATCGGTATCGTCCTGTCGTTCGCCCGGGAGTCGCACCGCGACTCGATCGCAGACCGGTCGGGCGCGCGCCGGTGA
- a CDS encoding phospho-N-acetylmuramoyl-pentapeptide-transferase, producing the protein MRALLTSGALSMAFTLFLTPLFIRLFRRLQWGQFIRDDGPQSHHAKRGTATMGGIVVILGTLFGYFTALLLTGDETSVSALLVLFLMVGLGIVGFIDDFLKTRRERSLGLTGWAKVAGQVVVATVWALLAIRFPNGNDYTPATMSVSFIRDLPAIDFGAITKFGVIGVLVGYGLYLIWINFLVAATSNGVNVTDGLDGLASGASILAIGAYIIIGFWQSIQSCANVKLSVENVAKCYDVRDPFDLAIVATAIVGAVVGFLWWNTSPAQIFLGDTGSLALGGAVAALAILSRTELLLILIGGLFVIEAGSVIVQRAYFKLSHGRRIFLMSPIHHHFELKGWAEVTVVVRFWIIGGLLVAAGVGSFYLEWLAT; encoded by the coding sequence GTGAGAGCCCTGCTGACCTCCGGTGCGCTGTCGATGGCGTTCACGCTGTTCCTGACGCCGCTGTTCATCCGGCTGTTCCGTCGCCTCCAGTGGGGGCAGTTCATCCGCGACGACGGGCCGCAGAGCCACCACGCCAAGCGCGGCACGGCCACGATGGGCGGCATCGTCGTCATCCTGGGCACGCTGTTCGGCTATTTCACCGCACTGCTGCTCACGGGCGACGAGACCAGCGTCTCTGCGCTGCTCGTCCTGTTCCTCATGGTGGGTCTCGGCATCGTCGGGTTCATCGACGACTTCCTCAAGACCCGGCGCGAGCGCAGCCTGGGACTGACCGGATGGGCGAAAGTCGCCGGTCAGGTCGTGGTCGCGACCGTCTGGGCGTTGCTGGCGATCCGGTTCCCGAACGGCAACGACTACACCCCGGCGACGATGAGCGTCTCGTTCATCCGCGACCTGCCGGCCATCGACTTCGGCGCGATCACCAAGTTCGGCGTGATCGGCGTCCTGGTCGGCTACGGCCTGTACCTCATCTGGATCAACTTCCTCGTCGCAGCCACCTCGAACGGCGTGAACGTGACCGACGGCCTCGACGGGCTCGCCTCCGGCGCCTCGATCCTCGCCATCGGCGCCTACATCATCATCGGGTTCTGGCAGTCGATCCAGTCGTGCGCGAACGTCAAGCTGAGCGTCGAGAACGTCGCCAAGTGCTACGACGTGCGCGACCCCTTCGACCTGGCGATCGTGGCCACCGCGATCGTCGGCGCGGTCGTCGGGTTCCTGTGGTGGAACACGTCGCCCGCGCAGATCTTCCTCGGCGACACCGGGTCGCTGGCGCTCGGCGGCGCGGTCGCGGCGCTCGCCATCCTGAGCCGCACCGAGCTGCTGCTCATCCTCATCGGCGGCCTGTTCGTCATCGAGGCCGGTTCGGTGATCGTGCAGAGGGCGTACTTCAAGCTCAGTCACGGCAGACGCATCTTCCTGATGAGCCCCATCCACCACCACTTCGAGCTGAAGGGGTGGGCCGAGGTGACGGTCGTCGTCCGGTTCTGGATCATCGGCGGCCTGCTGGTCGCGGCCGGGGTCGGATCCTTCTACCTGGAGTGGCTGGCCACATGA
- a CDS encoding 16S rRNA (cytosine(1402)-N(4))-methyltransferase — protein MTDSNDRIHTPVLLERCIELLAPALTRPGAVFVDATLGMGGHSVGILERFPDVTLVGLDRDPEALAIAGERLERFGDRVHLVHTVYDGIREAVEGEGFEHIDGVLFDLGVSSLQLDRVERGFSYSKDAPLDMRMDGTSELTAATVVAEYSEADLRRIFRDYGEEKLAGRYARRIVEERERQPIERSGQLVDLITKATPVAQQRQGHPAKRVFQALRIEVNQELAVLERAIPAAIDALNVGGRIVVEAYQSLEDRIVKRELQTRSTSSAPAGLPVELPEHRPELKLLIRGAELADDDEKAANPRATPVRLRAAERVRPASTTEQTRRRP, from the coding sequence ATGACCGACTCCAATGACAGGATCCACACCCCGGTGCTCCTCGAGCGCTGCATCGAACTGCTGGCGCCCGCGCTGACACGGCCCGGTGCGGTGTTCGTCGACGCCACGCTCGGGATGGGCGGCCACTCGGTCGGCATCCTGGAGCGCTTCCCCGACGTCACGCTGGTCGGGCTCGACCGCGACCCCGAGGCGCTGGCCATCGCGGGGGAGCGCCTCGAGCGCTTCGGCGATCGCGTCCACCTCGTCCACACCGTCTACGACGGCATCCGCGAGGCGGTCGAGGGGGAGGGCTTCGAGCACATCGACGGCGTGCTGTTCGACCTCGGCGTCTCGTCCCTCCAGCTCGATCGCGTGGAGCGCGGGTTCTCGTACTCGAAGGACGCCCCGCTCGACATGCGGATGGACGGCACGAGCGAGCTGACGGCTGCCACCGTCGTCGCCGAGTACTCGGAGGCCGACCTGCGCCGCATCTTCCGCGACTACGGCGAGGAGAAGCTGGCCGGCCGCTACGCGCGGCGCATCGTGGAGGAGCGGGAGCGGCAGCCGATCGAGCGGAGCGGCCAGCTGGTCGACCTGATCACGAAGGCGACCCCGGTCGCCCAGCAGCGGCAGGGCCACCCGGCGAAGCGGGTCTTCCAGGCGCTGCGGATCGAGGTCAACCAGGAGCTGGCGGTGCTGGAGCGTGCCATCCCCGCCGCCATCGACGCGCTGAACGTCGGAGGCCGGATCGTCGTCGAGGCGTACCAGTCGCTCGAGGACCGCATCGTGAAGCGCGAACTGCAGACCCGCTCCACCTCCAGTGCGCCCGCCGGTCTCCCGGTCGAGCTGCCGGAGCACCGCCCGGAACTGAAGCTGCTGATCCGCGGCGCCGAGCTGGCGGACGACGACGAGAAGGCCGCGAACCCGCGGGCCACGCCGGTGAGACTGCGCGCGGCCGAGCGGGTACGCCCCGCATCCACCACCGAACAGACGAGGAGGCGCCCGTGA
- the murD gene encoding UDP-N-acetylmuramoylalanine--D-glutamate ligase (UDP-N-acetylmuramoylalanine--D-glutamate ligase; involved in peptidoglycan biosynthesis; cytoplasmic; catalyzes the addition of glutamate to the nucleotide precursor UDP-N-acetylmuramoyl-L-alanine during cell wall formation), translating to MSDARRLEDLTSWYADWSGLRVAVYGLGVTGFSVADTLAELGAQVLVVAAKADDERRMLLEVIGAELVEQQDLSTAPERLAEFDPELVVVSPGFHWDHPLLLWAEERETPVWGDIELAWRLRDKVARPDGAEGPADWICVTGTNGKTTTVQLTATMILAGDYRVAPCGNIGVPVLDAIRDPEGFDVLVVELSSYQLHWVNRNPGGELSPFSAACLNIADDHLDWHGSMEAYIAAKAKVYDNTRVACVYNKADENTLRMVEEAEVTEGARAIGFGLGVPGPSDFGIVDGILCDRAFLDDRANSALELTTLDELAEAGLAAPHVVANILAASALARSYGVAPQVIRDVLTAFRLDAHRIELVRTQDGVNWVDDSKATNPHAADASLRAFPSVVWLVGGLLKGVDVDDLVGKHVGRLRGAVLIGVDRDALRAAFQRHAPELPVVEVEADETGEVMPTAVRLAGGLAREGDTILLAPAAASMDQFADYAERGRRFQAAVHEYLGGEADDDEPASRPDPQQG from the coding sequence ATGAGCGACGCACGGCGCCTGGAGGACTTGACCAGCTGGTACGCCGACTGGTCGGGACTGCGCGTGGCCGTCTACGGCCTCGGTGTGACCGGGTTCTCGGTGGCGGACACGCTGGCCGAGCTCGGCGCGCAGGTGCTCGTGGTCGCCGCGAAGGCCGACGACGAGCGACGGATGCTGCTCGAGGTCATCGGAGCCGAGCTGGTCGAGCAGCAGGACCTCTCGACCGCGCCCGAGCGTCTCGCGGAGTTCGATCCAGAGCTCGTCGTGGTGTCGCCGGGCTTCCACTGGGACCACCCGCTGCTGCTGTGGGCCGAGGAGCGCGAGACCCCGGTATGGGGTGACATCGAGCTCGCCTGGCGGCTGCGCGACAAGGTCGCCCGTCCCGACGGCGCCGAGGGTCCGGCCGACTGGATCTGCGTCACCGGCACCAACGGCAAGACGACGACGGTGCAGCTGACCGCGACGATGATCCTCGCCGGCGACTACCGCGTGGCGCCGTGCGGCAACATCGGCGTGCCCGTGCTCGACGCCATCCGCGATCCCGAGGGCTTCGACGTGCTCGTGGTCGAGCTCTCCAGCTACCAGCTGCACTGGGTCAACCGGAACCCGGGCGGCGAGCTGTCGCCGTTCTCGGCCGCCTGCCTCAACATCGCCGACGACCACCTCGACTGGCACGGCTCGATGGAGGCGTACATCGCCGCGAAGGCGAAGGTCTACGACAACACCCGCGTCGCCTGCGTGTACAACAAGGCCGACGAGAACACCCTCCGGATGGTCGAGGAGGCCGAGGTCACCGAGGGCGCCCGCGCCATCGGCTTCGGCCTCGGCGTGCCGGGGCCGAGCGACTTCGGGATCGTCGACGGCATCCTGTGCGACCGCGCGTTCCTCGACGACCGGGCCAACTCGGCCCTCGAGCTGACGACGCTCGACGAGCTGGCCGAGGCCGGGCTGGCTGCACCGCACGTCGTGGCGAACATCCTCGCCGCCAGCGCCCTCGCCCGCTCCTACGGCGTCGCGCCGCAGGTGATCCGGGATGTGCTCACGGCGTTCCGGCTCGACGCGCACCGCATCGAGCTGGTGCGCACCCAAGACGGCGTGAACTGGGTGGACGACTCCAAGGCCACGAACCCGCACGCGGCCGACGCGTCGCTGCGCGCCTTCCCGTCGGTGGTCTGGCTCGTCGGCGGCCTGCTGAAGGGCGTGGATGTGGACGACCTGGTCGGCAAGCACGTCGGCCGCCTGCGCGGCGCCGTGCTGATCGGCGTGGACCGCGACGCGCTGCGTGCGGCATTCCAGCGACACGCGCCGGAGCTTCCGGTGGTCGAGGTCGAGGCCGACGAGACTGGTGAGGTCATGCCGACGGCGGTGCGGCTGGCCGGCGGTCTGGCCCGCGAGGGCGACACCATCCTGCTGGCTCCGGCGGCGGCGTCGATGGACCAGTTCGCCGACTACGCAGAACGCGGGCGCCGCTTCCAGGCGGCCGTGCACGAGTACTTGGGAGGTGAGGCGGATGACGACGAGCCCGCCTCGCGTCCCGACCCGCAGCAGGGCTGA